One window from the genome of Amycolatopsis sp. NBC_01480 encodes:
- a CDS encoding hydantoinase B/oxoprolinase family protein, with protein MTVDPILVGVLGNRLHSILAEQQNALVNTAFSAVVRESLDLACAVFDSRGEMIGQSVGGTPGHINAMATGMHHFVAAYPPETLEPGDVLLTNDPWLTAGQINDITVATPVFAGGRLVAWFASCCHAPDIGGRLVSAEATEVFEEGLRLPILKFLRAGEVNADLERLIRANVRTPEETIGDLYAQVTGNEVGAASLVRLLAEFGLETLDDIAAEIMDRSERALREAIANLPDGVHHNELVTDGFDDEEVVLRVAVTIAGDEIHVDFAGSSPQSRRGINVVLNYTRAYASFAVKAAISPEVPHNAGSFRPVHVTAPEGSVLNCRPPAPVASRHLIGHFLPSLLIGALPGHAVAPSADALWMTIWRGEGFMLNVFQTGGMGARPAKDGLNTTGFPSGLRSTPTEVIETMAPLVQHERALRVDSGGAGEYRGGLGQRTTMAAREQISWSVNGNVDRVRQAASGVDGGKAGAVGRFGLVDGPDLPSKSRVALGPGDEVDVVLPGGGGNGDPHRRAPEDVFDDVVAGYVSAEAARAVYGVVIRYTGAPDALVRLPGDYEFDAAGTAQLRARD; from the coding sequence GTGACGGTCGACCCGATCCTCGTCGGCGTGCTCGGCAACCGGCTGCACTCGATCCTCGCCGAGCAGCAGAACGCGCTGGTCAACACCGCGTTCTCGGCCGTGGTCCGCGAATCGCTCGACCTCGCGTGCGCGGTGTTCGACTCACGCGGCGAGATGATCGGCCAGTCCGTCGGCGGCACCCCCGGGCACATCAACGCGATGGCGACCGGCATGCACCACTTCGTCGCCGCGTACCCGCCGGAAACGCTGGAGCCCGGCGACGTCCTGCTCACCAACGACCCGTGGCTGACCGCCGGGCAGATCAACGACATCACCGTGGCGACGCCGGTGTTCGCGGGCGGGCGGCTGGTCGCGTGGTTCGCCTCGTGCTGCCACGCGCCGGACATCGGCGGAAGGCTCGTTTCGGCCGAGGCGACCGAGGTCTTCGAGGAGGGGCTCCGGCTGCCGATCCTGAAGTTCCTGCGGGCCGGCGAGGTGAACGCGGATCTGGAACGGCTGATCCGCGCGAACGTGCGCACGCCGGAGGAGACCATCGGCGACCTGTACGCGCAGGTCACCGGCAACGAGGTCGGGGCCGCGAGCCTGGTGCGGCTGCTCGCGGAGTTCGGGCTGGAGACGCTCGACGACATCGCCGCGGAGATCATGGACCGCTCCGAGCGCGCGCTGCGCGAGGCGATCGCGAACCTGCCGGACGGCGTCCACCACAACGAGTTGGTCACCGACGGCTTCGACGACGAGGAAGTCGTGCTGCGCGTGGCCGTCACGATCGCGGGCGACGAGATCCACGTCGACTTCGCCGGATCGTCGCCGCAGAGCCGTCGCGGGATCAACGTGGTGCTGAACTACACCCGCGCGTACGCGTCGTTCGCGGTGAAGGCGGCGATCTCGCCGGAGGTGCCGCACAACGCGGGCTCGTTCCGTCCCGTGCACGTGACCGCGCCGGAGGGCTCGGTGCTCAACTGCCGGCCGCCCGCGCCCGTGGCGTCACGGCATCTGATCGGGCATTTCCTGCCGTCGCTGCTGATCGGGGCGCTGCCGGGGCACGCGGTCGCGCCGAGCGCCGACGCGCTGTGGATGACGATCTGGCGCGGCGAGGGCTTCATGCTGAACGTCTTCCAGACCGGCGGCATGGGCGCGCGCCCGGCGAAGGACGGCCTGAACACCACCGGATTCCCGAGCGGCCTGCGCTCGACGCCGACCGAGGTGATCGAGACGATGGCGCCGCTGGTGCAGCACGAGCGGGCGTTGCGCGTGGATTCCGGCGGCGCCGGGGAGTACCGCGGCGGCCTCGGCCAGCGGACCACGATGGCCGCGCGCGAGCAGATTTCCTGGAGTGTCAACGGGAACGTCGACCGCGTGCGACAGGCAGCGTCCGGTGTGGACGGTGGCAAAGCCGGTGCCGTCGGGCGGTTCGGCCTGGTCGACGGCCCGGACCTGCCGTCGAAGAGCCGCGTCGCGCTCGGGCCCGGCGACGAGGTCGACGTGGTGCTGCCCGGTGGCGGCGGCAATGGCGACCCACACCGGCGGGCGCCTGAGGACGTGTTCGACGACGTCGTGGCCGGGTACGTTTCGGCTGAAGCCGCCCGCGCCGTCTACGGTGTGGTGATCCGTTACACCGGCGCGCCGGACGCGCTGGTCCGGCTGCCCGGGGACTACGAGTTCGACGCGGCCGGAACCGCACAGCTGAGAGCGAGGGACTGA